A window of the Roseovarius sp. S88 genome harbors these coding sequences:
- a CDS encoding SGNH/GDSL hydrolase family protein, with amino-acid sequence MFLSAMIAAPPLAAEEFKSPDIVVLGDSQLSFGAGPVFLDFFQNIDQHCGAGPQGDTDYTQLGEKSVAIFGVRSTSLGSWVARSRRGKAAVCEVDKKWKANAATFGTVNTGKNKYVQIGKGRNYQFCKKGQSPFEAMFAEGYYEPKLIVMNFLGNSARRWAEDKHQALADVTKAMEQLPEDVPCLFLTTAPTYKKKTVDLRLKAQENLKYAFMKAGSQCSFVEGFTPETIAANQGNRLFFRRNKSGRVKDPFHPNQKAQENFFMVRTQDICHAVHQQLAPQNTETAVLLPAP; translated from the coding sequence ATGTTTTTGTCTGCCATGATCGCGGCACCGCCACTCGCCGCTGAAGAGTTCAAATCACCCGATATCGTGGTTCTGGGCGACTCGCAGTTGAGTTTTGGCGCAGGTCCGGTTTTCCTCGATTTTTTCCAGAACATTGACCAGCACTGCGGCGCAGGTCCGCAAGGAGATACCGATTATACCCAACTTGGCGAAAAAAGCGTCGCGATCTTTGGCGTGCGCTCCACGTCGCTTGGATCATGGGTGGCGCGCAGTCGCCGGGGCAAGGCTGCGGTGTGCGAGGTCGACAAAAAGTGGAAAGCGAACGCCGCCACATTTGGAACCGTCAACACAGGCAAGAACAAATACGTCCAGATCGGCAAGGGGCGGAACTACCAGTTCTGCAAGAAAGGCCAATCGCCGTTTGAGGCGATGTTTGCCGAAGGGTATTACGAGCCGAAGCTGATCGTGATGAATTTCCTTGGCAATTCCGCGCGCCGCTGGGCCGAGGATAAGCATCAGGCCTTGGCCGATGTCACAAAAGCGATGGAGCAATTGCCCGAAGACGTGCCCTGCCTCTTCCTGACCACCGCGCCGACCTACAAGAAAAAGACCGTGGATTTGCGCCTTAAGGCGCAGGAGAACCTGAAATACGCCTTTATGAAAGCCGGGTCTCAGTGCAGCTTTGTCGAAGGTTTCACACCTGAAACCATTGCCGCCAACCAGGGTAACCGACTCTTTTTCCGGCGCAACAAGTCGGGCCGGGTGAAGGATCCGTTTCATCCCAATCAGAAAGCACAGGAAAACTTCTTCATGGTCCGCACACAGGACATCTGCCACGCCGTGCATCAGCAGCTTGCACCGCAGAACACGGAAACCGCTGTCCTTTTGCCTGCGCCCTGA
- the metG gene encoding methionine--tRNA ligase translates to MARHLITSAIPYINGIKHLGNLVGSQLPADLYARYLRGRGHEVLFLCATDEHGTPAELAAAKAGKPVAEYCAEMWEVQDKLGKGFRLSFDHFGRSSSPQNHALTQHFAGRLAEAGLIEEVSESQVYSNADGRFLPDRYIEGTCPNCGYDKARGDQCEDCTKQLDPTDLIEPRSAISGSTDLEVRATKHLYLKQSQMRDQLNAWIDGKKDWPILTTSIARKWLNDGDGLQDRGITRDLDWGIPVKRGDDDWPGMEGKVFYVWFDAPIEYIACAGEWAEAASSRDWERWWRTDKGADDVRYTQFMGKDNVPFHTLSFPATILGSGEPWKLVDYIKSFNYLNYDGGQFSTSQGRGIFMDQALEILPSDYWRWWLLSHAPESSDSEFTWENFQTSVNKDLADVLGNFVSRVTKFCRSKFGEAVPAGGAYGAQEDALIADLTKRLRAYEGHMEAIEVRKAATELRAIWVAGNEYLQSAAPWATFKEDPETAAMQVRLALNLIRFYAVLSAPFIPDAAARMLSAMNTLDTQWPEEVNAALFTLPAGHEFAVPDVLFAKISDEDRETWEERFAGVRG, encoded by the coding sequence ATGGCGCGTCACCTGATCACCTCTGCGATCCCTTACATCAACGGGATCAAACATCTTGGCAACCTCGTCGGCAGCCAACTGCCTGCTGATCTCTACGCGCGGTATCTGCGTGGGCGCGGGCATGAGGTGCTGTTCCTCTGCGCCACGGATGAACACGGCACTCCGGCTGAGTTGGCTGCGGCCAAGGCAGGCAAGCCTGTGGCCGAGTATTGCGCCGAGATGTGGGAGGTGCAGGACAAGCTGGGCAAGGGGTTCCGGCTCAGCTTTGACCACTTCGGCCGCTCATCCAGCCCACAGAACCATGCGCTGACACAGCATTTCGCGGGGCGCCTGGCCGAGGCTGGCCTGATCGAAGAAGTCTCCGAAAGCCAGGTCTATTCCAACGCAGATGGCCGCTTCCTGCCGGACCGCTATATCGAGGGCACCTGCCCCAATTGCGGATATGACAAGGCGCGGGGCGATCAGTGCGAGGACTGCACGAAACAGCTTGATCCCACGGACCTGATTGAGCCCCGCTCGGCCATTTCCGGCTCCACCGATCTGGAGGTGCGCGCGACCAAGCATCTCTATCTCAAGCAAAGTCAGATGCGCGATCAGTTGAATGCCTGGATTGATGGCAAGAAAGACTGGCCCATTCTAACCACGTCCATCGCCCGGAAATGGCTCAATGACGGTGACGGGTTGCAGGATCGTGGCATCACGCGGGATCTCGACTGGGGCATTCCGGTCAAGCGCGGGGATGATGATTGGCCGGGGATGGAGGGCAAGGTCTTCTATGTCTGGTTCGACGCGCCGATTGAATACATCGCCTGCGCCGGTGAATGGGCCGAGGCCGCCTCGAGCCGCGACTGGGAACGCTGGTGGCGCACTGACAAAGGTGCTGACGACGTGCGCTACACACAATTCATGGGCAAGGACAATGTGCCGTTTCACACGCTGAGCTTTCCCGCCACGATCCTCGGCAGCGGGGAGCCATGGAAGCTCGTGGATTACATAAAATCGTTTAACTACCTCAACTACGATGGTGGGCAATTCAGCACGTCTCAGGGCCGCGGTATCTTCATGGATCAGGCGCTGGAGATCCTGCCCAGTGATTACTGGCGCTGGTGGCTTCTGTCCCACGCACCGGAAAGCAGCGACTCTGAGTTCACATGGGAGAATTTCCAAACCTCCGTGAACAAAGATCTCGCCGATGTGCTGGGCAATTTCGTGAGCCGTGTCACCAAGTTCTGCCGCTCAAAATTTGGCGAAGCCGTGCCAGCGGGTGGGGCTTATGGCGCACAAGAAGACGCGCTGATCGCCGATCTCACCAAGCGCCTACGCGCCTATGAAGGGCATATGGAAGCCATCGAAGTGCGCAAAGCCGCAACTGAGCTGCGCGCCATCTGGGTGGCGGGCAACGAATACCTGCAATCCGCCGCCCCTTGGGCCACGTTCAAGGAAGATCCCGAAACAGCCGCGATGCAGGTGCGTTTGGCGCTTAACCTCATCCGGTTTTATGCAGTACTGTCAGCGCCCTTTATCCCGGACGCAGCCGCCCGGATGCTGTCGGCGATGAACACGCTTGATACGCAATGGCCCGAGGAAGTGAACGCCGCGCTTTTTACTTTGCCTGCTGGACACGAGTTCGCTGTGCCTGATGTGCTTTTTGCGAAGATCAGTGATGAGGATCGCGAGACCTGGGAAGAAAGGTTTGCCGGGGTGCGGGGGTAA